A window of the Bacteroides thetaiotaomicron VPI-5482 genome harbors these coding sequences:
- a CDS encoding ROK family protein, with product MNSNMEKPYVVGIDIGGTNTVFGIVDARGTIIASSSIKTAGYPTAAEYADEVCKNLLPLIIANGGVDKIRGIGVGAPNGNYYTGTIEFAPNLPWKGILPLAAMFEERLGIPTALTNDANAAAIGEMTYGAARGMKDFIMITLGTGVGSGIVINGQMVYGHDGFAGELGHVIARRDGRVCGCGRKGCLETYCSATGVARTAREFLAARTDASLLRNIPAENITSKDVYDAAVQGDKLAQEIFEFTGNILGEALADAIAFSSPEAIVLFGGLAKSGDYIMKPIQKAIDDNILNIYKGKTKLLVSELKDSDAAVLGASALAWELKDLKE from the coding sequence ATGAATTCAAACATGGAGAAACCCTACGTAGTAGGTATTGACATAGGCGGAACAAACACCGTCTTTGGGATTGTAGACGCACGCGGAACTATTATTGCCAGTAGCTCGATTAAAACAGCCGGCTATCCGACTGCTGCAGAATATGCTGACGAAGTATGCAAAAACTTGCTTCCGTTGATCATTGCTAATGGTGGTGTAGATAAGATCAGAGGTATCGGTGTCGGTGCTCCTAATGGTAACTATTATACCGGAACTATTGAATTTGCTCCGAACTTGCCTTGGAAAGGAATTCTTCCGTTGGCTGCTATGTTTGAAGAAAGACTGGGTATTCCTACTGCTTTGACCAATGATGCTAATGCTGCTGCTATCGGTGAAATGACTTACGGCGCTGCCCGTGGTATGAAAGATTTTATTATGATCACTCTGGGTACAGGTGTAGGTAGCGGTATCGTTATCAACGGTCAGATGGTTTATGGCCATGACGGTTTTGCCGGAGAATTGGGCCACGTAATTGCACGTCGTGACGGTCGTGTTTGTGGTTGCGGTCGTAAAGGTTGTCTGGAAACTTACTGTTCGGCTACCGGTGTAGCTCGTACTGCTCGTGAATTCCTGGCTGCTCGTACTGATGCAAGCTTGCTTCGTAATATTCCTGCTGAAAACATCACTTCAAAAGATGTATATGATGCAGCTGTACAAGGTGATAAACTGGCACAGGAAATCTTCGAATTTACAGGTAATATTTTAGGTGAGGCTTTGGCAGACGCTATTGCATTCTCCAGCCCTGAAGCAATTGTATTGTTCGGTGGTTTGGCTAAGTCGGGTGATTATATTATGAAGCCGATTCAGAAAGCAATCGATGACAATATCCTGAATATCTACAAAGGCAAGACTAAATTGCTTGTTTCCGAACTGAAAGATTCTGATGCTGCTGTACTGGGTGCCAGTGCTTTGGCTTGGGAATTGAAAGATCTGAAAGAATAA
- a CDS encoding ABC transporter ATP-binding protein has protein sequence MIKLTDINKTYNNGAPLHVLKGINLDIQRGEFVSIMGASGSGKSTLLNILGILDNYDTGDYYLNNVLIKDLSETKAAEYRNRMIGFIFQSFNLISFKDAVENVALPLFYQGVSRKKRNALALEYLDRLGLKEWAHHMPNEMSGGQKQRVAIARALITQPQIILADEPTGALDSKTSVEVMQILKDLHRMGMTIVVVTHESGVANQTDKIIHIKDGIIERIEENLDHDASPFGQNGIMK, from the coding sequence GTGATAAAACTAACAGACATTAACAAGACCTACAACAACGGAGCACCTCTCCATGTACTCAAGGGCATCAATCTCGACATTCAGCGAGGTGAGTTCGTTTCCATCATGGGAGCTTCGGGTTCAGGCAAATCTACTTTACTAAACATATTAGGAATACTCGATAACTACGATACGGGGGATTATTATCTGAACAACGTACTTATCAAAGACTTGAGCGAAACGAAAGCCGCCGAGTATCGAAACCGTATGATCGGATTTATCTTCCAGTCATTCAACCTGATATCATTCAAGGACGCCGTAGAAAACGTGGCACTGCCCCTGTTTTATCAAGGTGTAAGCCGCAAAAAGCGAAATGCACTCGCTCTGGAATATCTCGACCGGCTGGGACTAAAGGAGTGGGCACACCACATGCCAAATGAGATGAGTGGCGGTCAGAAACAACGTGTAGCCATCGCCCGCGCATTAATCACCCAGCCGCAGATCATCCTTGCCGACGAACCGACAGGTGCTCTGGACAGCAAAACTTCCGTAGAAGTAATGCAGATATTGAAAGACTTGCATCGAATGGGAATGACCATCGTCGTCGTAACCCACGAAAGCGGTGTTGCCAACCAAACGGACAAGATCATCCATATCAAAGATGGTATTATCGAACGGATTGAAGAGAACCTCGACCACGACGCCTCTCCATTCGGCCAAAACGGAATTATGAAATAA
- a CDS encoding ABC transporter permease, producing the protein MIDIWQEIYSTIKRNKLRTFLTGFAVAWGIFMLIVLLGAGNGLIHAFEQSASERAMNSIKIFPGWTSKSYDGLKEGRRIRLDNKDLNTTNKNFPDHVIKAGATVYQGGVNLSFGPEYVNLNLSGVYPNHTEVEVVKLFKGRFINEIDIKERRKVIVLHKKTAEILFDKTHTDPIGQFVNAGNVVYQVVGLYNDKGDSGDSDAYLPFTTLQTIYNKGDKLNNLIMTTKNLETIESNEEFEAHYRKVIGANQRFDPTDHSAIWIWNRFTNYLQQQQGSAMLRIAIWVIGIFTLLSGIVGVSNIMLITVKERTREFGIRKALGAKPLSILWLIIVESVTITTIFGYIGMVAGIGATEWMNNAFGNQTMDNGIWSETVFLNPTVDIGIAIQATLTLVIAGTLAGLFPARKAVSIRPIEALRAD; encoded by the coding sequence ATGATTGATATTTGGCAAGAAATATATAGTACCATCAAACGCAATAAGTTGAGGACTTTTCTCACCGGATTTGCCGTCGCATGGGGAATATTTATGCTCATCGTCCTGCTGGGTGCCGGCAACGGGCTGATTCACGCATTCGAACAGTCGGCTTCGGAACGGGCCATGAACTCCATCAAAATTTTTCCGGGATGGACCAGTAAATCATACGACGGTCTGAAGGAAGGAAGGCGGATACGACTGGATAACAAAGACTTGAATACGACCAATAAAAATTTTCCGGATCATGTCATCAAGGCCGGAGCAACCGTATATCAGGGAGGTGTGAACCTTAGCTTCGGACCGGAATATGTCAACCTGAATCTTTCCGGAGTATATCCCAACCATACGGAAGTGGAAGTAGTAAAGCTTTTCAAGGGACGTTTCATTAACGAAATCGACATTAAAGAACGACGGAAAGTAATTGTACTCCACAAAAAGACTGCCGAAATCCTGTTCGACAAAACACATACTGACCCCATCGGACAATTCGTGAATGCGGGCAATGTTGTCTATCAGGTAGTAGGACTGTACAATGACAAAGGTGACAGCGGAGACAGCGATGCTTATCTTCCGTTCACAACCCTGCAAACGATTTATAATAAAGGAGACAAGCTGAATAACCTCATCATGACCACCAAGAATTTGGAAACAATAGAATCTAACGAGGAATTCGAAGCCCACTACCGTAAAGTGATCGGCGCCAACCAGCGTTTTGACCCGACCGATCATAGCGCCATCTGGATATGGAACCGTTTCACCAATTATCTGCAGCAACAGCAAGGATCGGCGATGCTTCGTATTGCCATTTGGGTGATTGGCATTTTCACCTTATTAAGCGGAATTGTCGGAGTTTCGAACATTATGCTGATTACCGTTAAAGAGCGTACCCGAGAATTTGGCATCCGCAAAGCGCTCGGAGCCAAACCACTTTCTATCCTTTGGCTGATTATCGTAGAGAGCGTCACGATTACCACCATATTCGGATATATAGGTATGGTTGCAGGTATTGGAGCCACTGAATGGATGAACAATGCCTTCGGCAACCAGACTATGGACAACGGTATATGGTCCGAAACGGTATTCCTGAATCCAACGGTCGACATAGGAATCGCCATCCAAGCTACACTCACATTAGTAATAGCCGGAACATTAGCCGGATTGTTCCCTGCCCGCAAAGCAGTCAGCATCCGACCGATCGAAGCACTTAGAGCCGATTAA
- a CDS encoding ABC transporter permease, whose product MRIDIDTCEEILITITRNKTRSLLTAFGVFWGIFMLVALIGGGQGLQDMMQKNFEGFATNSGFLAAQKTGEAYKGFRKGRWWDLEAIDIERLRSQVKDVEVITPSVARWGSNAIYGDKEYDCSVKGLYPDYLHIESQEMAYGRFINDVDIREARKVCVIGKRVYESLFKPGEDPCGKYVRVDGIYYQVIGMSSSEGDMNIQGRASEAVTLPFTTMQQTYNLGGQIDVICFTVKRGVKVSDVQPQMEEIIKAAHYIAPNDKQALMYLNAEAMFSMVDNLFTGIHILIWMVGLGTLLAGAIGVSNIMMVTVKERTTEIGIRRAIGARPKDILQQILSESMVLTTIAGMFGISFAVMVLQLVEMGANSNGGDAHFQVSFGLAVGTCALLIALGMLAGLAPAYRAMAIKPIEAIRDE is encoded by the coding sequence ATGAGAATAGACATAGATACTTGTGAGGAAATCCTCATCACCATCACAAGAAATAAAACGAGAAGCCTGCTAACGGCATTCGGCGTATTCTGGGGAATCTTCATGCTCGTGGCGCTTATCGGCGGCGGACAGGGATTGCAGGATATGATGCAAAAGAACTTTGAGGGATTTGCCACCAACTCCGGCTTCCTTGCCGCCCAAAAAACGGGAGAAGCCTACAAAGGATTTCGTAAAGGACGCTGGTGGGATCTGGAAGCCATCGACATCGAACGCCTCCGCTCGCAGGTAAAGGATGTGGAAGTCATCACCCCTTCCGTTGCCCGTTGGGGATCCAACGCTATTTATGGAGACAAGGAATACGATTGTAGTGTGAAAGGATTATATCCCGACTATCTCCATATCGAATCACAAGAAATGGCATACGGGCGTTTTATCAACGACGTAGATATCCGTGAAGCGCGTAAGGTCTGCGTTATTGGCAAGCGTGTTTACGAAAGCCTGTTCAAACCGGGAGAAGACCCGTGTGGCAAATATGTACGGGTAGACGGCATCTACTATCAAGTCATCGGCATGTCTTCTTCCGAAGGAGATATGAACATACAGGGCCGTGCCTCCGAGGCTGTTACCCTTCCATTCACCACCATGCAGCAGACTTATAATCTGGGCGGACAAATTGATGTAATCTGCTTCACCGTCAAACGGGGCGTAAAGGTTTCCGATGTACAACCCCAAATGGAAGAAATCATCAAGGCAGCACACTATATTGCTCCTAATGACAAGCAGGCGCTTATGTATCTGAACGCTGAGGCTATGTTTTCCATGGTAGACAACTTATTCACCGGTATCCATATTCTGATCTGGATGGTAGGTTTGGGTACCTTGCTGGCAGGCGCCATTGGTGTATCGAATATCATGATGGTGACAGTGAAAGAACGCACTACAGAAATCGGCATACGCCGTGCCATCGGTGCACGCCCCAAAGACATCCTGCAGCAAATCTTATCTGAAAGCATGGTCTTGACAACCATCGCCGGCATGTTCGGAATTTCTTTCGCTGTCATGGTGCTGCAACTGGTTGAGATGGGAGCGAACTCCAACGGAGGAGATGCTCATTTCCAGGTCAGCTTCGGATTAGCAGTCGGAACCTGTGCCCTGCTGATCGCATTAGGTATGTTGGCAGGACTGGCACCTGCTTACCGTGCGATGGCTATCAAACCGATTGAAGCGATCAGAGATGAGTAG
- a CDS encoding efflux RND transporter periplasmic adaptor subunit, with product MKKYLKITLLVIIAIILVGTFVFLYQKSKPKVIVYETLAAEVTDLEKTTVATGKVEPRDEILIKPQISGIVDEVFKEAGQSVKKGEVIAKVKVIPELGQLNSAESRVRLAEINAKQAETDFTRIKKLYEDQLISREDYEKGEVAVKQAREENQTAKDNLEIIKEGITKNSASFSSTMIRSTIDGLILDVPVKAGNSVIMSNTFNDGTTIATVANMNDLIFRGNIDETEVGRIHEGMPIKLTIGALQNLTFDAILEYISPKGVETNGANQFEIKAAITVPDTVQIRSGYSANAEIVLQRASKVLAVPESTIEFSGDSTFVYIMTDSVPQQKFERTQVTTGMSDGIKIEIKKGVTAQTKLRGAEKKDK from the coding sequence ATGAAAAAGTATCTGAAAATCACATTATTGGTAATTATTGCCATAATCCTTGTCGGAACGTTCGTATTTCTTTATCAGAAATCCAAGCCTAAAGTGATCGTATATGAAACACTGGCAGCAGAAGTCACGGACCTTGAAAAGACTACAGTAGCCACCGGAAAGGTAGAGCCGAGAGATGAAATTTTAATCAAGCCTCAGATTTCCGGTATTGTAGACGAGGTATTCAAAGAAGCGGGACAGAGCGTAAAAAAAGGGGAAGTGATCGCGAAAGTCAAAGTAATTCCCGAACTCGGACAACTGAACTCCGCAGAAAGTCGTGTCCGCCTGGCAGAGATCAATGCAAAGCAGGCCGAAACAGACTTTACCCGTATCAAGAAGTTATATGAAGATCAGCTTATCAGTCGTGAAGATTACGAAAAAGGAGAAGTAGCGGTAAAGCAGGCACGGGAAGAGAATCAGACTGCCAAAGATAATCTGGAAATTATAAAAGAAGGAATCACTAAAAACAGTGCTTCATTCAGTAGCACCATGATCCGCTCTACTATTGACGGATTAATTCTGGACGTACCAGTGAAAGCCGGTAACTCCGTAATCATGAGTAATACATTCAACGACGGTACTACCATTGCTACGGTAGCAAACATGAACGATCTGATTTTCAGGGGAAATATTGACGAAACCGAAGTGGGTCGCATCCATGAGGGAATGCCGATTAAACTGACGATCGGAGCTTTACAGAATCTGACTTTTGATGCTATTCTCGAATATATTTCACCGAAAGGAGTAGAAACCAACGGAGCCAATCAATTTGAAATCAAAGCTGCTATCACAGTTCCGGATACCGTGCAGATTCGTTCCGGCTATTCCGCCAATGCAGAGATTGTGCTCCAGCGTGCCAGCAAAGTACTGGCAGTACCCGAAAGTACGATTGAGTTCAGCGGTGACTCTACGTTTGTATATATCATGACGGACTCCGTACCACAACAGAAATTCGAACGTACACAAGTGACTACCGGAATGAGTGACGGTATCAAGATTGAGATAAAAAAAGGTGTAACCGCTCAGACCAAGTTACGCGGTGCTGAGAAAAAAGATAAATAA
- a CDS encoding TolC family protein: MKVINKMMAIILLSGTGIGSVQAQDTTPQTWTLRQCIDYAIEHNIDIRQTANEAEQNKISVNTAKWARLPNLNGGISQGWSWGRTASPKDNSYSDTNSSSTGVNLSTNVPLFTGLQLSNQYSLAKLNLQAAIEDLNKAKEDIAINVTSAYLQVLFNLELNKVAQNQVELSKDQLKRIKGLHDVGKASPAEVAEAQARVAQDEMTAVQADNTYKLSLLSLSQLLELPTPEGFVLENPKEELKFEPLTAPDDIYIQAIAYKPGIKAAEYRLQGSLKNIRIAQSEFYPQLSFSAGLGSSYYTLNGEAESGFARQLKNNLSKSISFNLSVPIFNRFSTRNRVRTARLQQSNLALQLDNAKKVLYKEIQQAWYNAVAAESKYTSSEVAVKANEESFRLMSEKFNNGKATFVEYNEAKLNLTKALSDKLQAKYDYLFRTKILDFYKGEIIE; this comes from the coding sequence ATGAAAGTAATCAATAAAATGATGGCAATCATCCTGTTGAGCGGAACCGGTATCGGTTCTGTTCAAGCACAGGATACCACTCCGCAGACATGGACTTTACGGCAATGCATCGACTATGCCATCGAGCATAACATCGACATCCGCCAGACAGCCAATGAAGCCGAACAAAATAAGATTAGTGTAAACACCGCTAAATGGGCACGTCTGCCGAACTTAAATGGTGGTATCAGCCAGGGGTGGAGCTGGGGACGTACAGCTTCTCCGAAAGATAATTCATATAGTGATACTAACAGTTCCAGTACGGGAGTGAACTTAAGTACTAATGTACCTCTCTTCACAGGCTTACAATTATCCAATCAATATTCCCTTGCCAAGCTCAATTTACAGGCTGCTATCGAGGACCTGAATAAAGCCAAAGAGGATATTGCAATCAATGTTACCTCTGCCTATCTGCAAGTGCTTTTCAATCTGGAATTGAACAAGGTAGCACAAAATCAGGTTGAGTTAAGCAAAGATCAGCTGAAACGTATCAAAGGACTGCATGATGTCGGCAAGGCTTCACCGGCGGAGGTAGCTGAAGCGCAGGCACGTGTAGCACAGGATGAGATGACAGCCGTACAGGCAGACAATACATATAAATTGTCATTATTAAGTCTCAGCCAGTTATTAGAACTGCCTACACCGGAAGGTTTCGTTCTTGAGAATCCAAAAGAAGAACTGAAATTTGAACCTCTAACAGCTCCGGATGACATTTATATCCAGGCGATTGCCTATAAGCCCGGCATCAAGGCAGCAGAATATCGCTTACAAGGTAGTTTAAAAAACATTCGTATCGCTCAAAGTGAATTCTACCCCCAACTTTCTTTCAGTGCAGGGCTAGGAAGCAGCTACTATACACTCAACGGTGAAGCAGAATCCGGTTTTGCCCGTCAATTAAAAAATAACCTGAGCAAATCTATTTCTTTCAACCTGAGCGTTCCGATCTTCAACCGTTTTAGCACTCGTAATCGGGTACGCACTGCCCGCCTACAACAGTCAAACCTTGCTTTGCAGCTGGATAACGCCAAGAAAGTACTTTATAAAGAAATCCAGCAAGCCTGGTATAATGCAGTAGCTGCAGAAAGTAAATATACCTCCAGCGAAGTTGCAGTGAAAGCCAACGAAGAATCTTTTCGGTTGATGAGCGAAAAATTCAATAACGGTAAAGCTACTTTTGTGGAATACAATGAAGCGAAACTAAACCTGACCAAAGCACTGTCGGATAAACTGCAAGCTAAATACGATTATCTATTCCGTACTAAAATACTGGATTTCTACAAAGGAGAAATCATAGAATAG
- the msrB gene encoding peptide-methionine (R)-S-oxide reductase MsrB — MKHIIIAVILTISNVFLGIAKPMKSQAEIYFAGGCFWGTEHFLKQIRGVESTQVGYANSTVANPSYEQVCSGKTNAAETVKVVYDPEEVNLSLLLNLYFQTIDPTSLNRQGNDRGTQYRTGIYYINKADLSTINQAIQALATQYNKPIAVEVEPLTNFYPAEVYHQDYLDKNPGGYCHINLALFEMARKANAPKPPTFQKPDDATLRKKLSAEQYAVTQKNATEPAFHNEFWNEHRPGIYVDITTGEPLFVSTDKFDSGCGWPSFSKPIQKELIAEKKDTTHGMIRTEVRSKTGDAHLGHVFTDGPKDKGGLRYCINSASLRFIPKEKMKEEGYGEYLPLIK, encoded by the coding sequence ATGAAACATATAATCATCGCAGTGATTCTAACAATTAGTAATGTATTTTTAGGAATTGCAAAACCAATGAAAAGTCAAGCGGAAATTTATTTTGCAGGAGGATGTTTTTGGGGAACCGAACACTTCCTGAAACAAATCAGAGGAGTAGAAAGTACTCAGGTGGGATACGCCAACAGCACCGTTGCCAATCCCAGTTATGAACAGGTGTGTTCGGGCAAGACAAATGCTGCCGAAACAGTGAAGGTTGTTTATGATCCGGAAGAAGTAAATCTGAGTTTATTGCTCAACCTCTATTTTCAGACAATCGATCCGACCAGCCTCAACCGACAGGGGAACGATCGTGGTACACAGTACAGAACCGGTATATATTATATCAATAAAGCCGATCTCTCCACCATCAATCAGGCGATCCAGGCATTAGCCACTCAATACAACAAACCGATTGCCGTTGAAGTGGAACCGTTGACAAACTTTTATCCGGCAGAAGTCTATCATCAGGATTATCTGGATAAGAATCCGGGCGGATATTGCCATATCAATCTGGCTTTATTTGAAATGGCACGAAAAGCGAATGCTCCCAAGCCCCCAACTTTTCAAAAACCGGACGATGCCACTCTCCGTAAGAAATTATCTGCCGAACAGTATGCAGTGACTCAGAAAAATGCCACAGAGCCGGCTTTCCATAATGAGTTCTGGAATGAACACCGCCCCGGCATTTATGTAGATATCACTACCGGAGAACCGTTGTTTGTTTCCACAGACAAATTTGATTCCGGTTGTGGATGGCCCAGTTTTTCCAAACCTATTCAGAAAGAGCTGATCGCAGAGAAGAAAGATACTACTCACGGAATGATACGGACAGAAGTACGCAGCAAGACAGGAGATGCGCATTTAGGACATGTATTTACAGACGGGCCAAAGGACAAAGGCGGATTGCGGTATTGTATCAATAGTGCTTCGCTGCGTTTTATCCCGAAAGAAAAAATGAAAGAAGAAGGATATGGAGAATATCTGCCGCTCATTAAATAG
- a CDS encoding DUF3836 domain-containing protein, translating into MKTTVLFRMMVLVAMVVAGIANTELKAQDNNFITNEEKVDDLVVSKVIYRLDGSLYRHMKYDFTYDDQKRVTAKEAFKWDSSTEKWIPYFKIDYAYSSNEITLVYARWNNSHRAYDDSVEKSVYELNDANMPIAYMNYKWNDYKWIEESAGNWAMNIQTPVTDEADLLLAGR; encoded by the coding sequence ATGAAAACTACAGTATTATTCAGAATGATGGTTTTAGTGGCAATGGTAGTTGCCGGTATCGCCAATACAGAGTTGAAAGCACAGGACAATAACTTCATTACTAATGAAGAGAAAGTAGATGATCTTGTTGTTTCGAAGGTGATTTACAGACTGGATGGTTCTCTCTATCGTCACATGAAATATGATTTTACTTATGATGATCAAAAGAGAGTAACAGCTAAAGAAGCTTTCAAGTGGGATTCATCCACTGAAAAATGGATTCCGTATTTCAAGATCGATTATGCTTATTCTTCTAATGAAATCACATTGGTATATGCACGTTGGAATAATTCTCACAGAGCTTATGATGATTCTGTAGAAAAGAGTGTTTATGAACTGAATGATGCTAATATGCCGATCGCGTATATGAACTACAAGTGGAATGACTATAAATGGATTGAAGAATCAGCCGGCAACTGGGCTATGAATATACAGACTCCGGTGACAGATGAAGCAGACTTGCTACTTGCCGGAAGATAA